A single genomic interval of Flavihumibacter rivuli harbors:
- a CDS encoding DmpA family aminopeptidase: MTRALFIWLGLGLSLTQQGWAQSEKRGRARDFGITIGILPTGTNNAITDVEGVKVGHTTLVKGDAIRTGVTAILPHEGNIFQEKVPAAIYVGNGFGKLMGLSQVEELGNMETPILLTNTLNTPIVANALLDHMLSLPGNEQVRSVNAVVGETNDGGLNDIRGRHVTAADVMNAIRSAQGGKVAEGNVGAGTGTECLGFKGGIGTASRKLPASRGGYTVGVLVQSNFGGILSINGAPVGRELNNFYLQDPANKYKADGSCMIIIAIDAPLSDRNLKRLAKRAYLAFGNVGSFSSNGSGDYAIAFSTYKANRIPYDAKQPVVQKADVPNDHLSPLFLAVWEATEEAIINSLFMAEEMKGNNGRFVPALPIGKTIEILRKYNALNHHLLPKAIAE, translated from the coding sequence ATGACAAGAGCACTCTTCATTTGGTTAGGCCTTGGTTTATCGCTCACCCAACAGGGTTGGGCTCAATCAGAAAAACGCGGTCGCGCCCGCGATTTCGGCATCACCATCGGCATCCTGCCCACCGGTACCAATAATGCCATTACCGATGTGGAAGGGGTGAAAGTAGGCCATACCACCCTGGTGAAAGGCGATGCCATCCGCACAGGGGTAACGGCCATCCTGCCGCATGAGGGAAATATCTTCCAGGAGAAAGTGCCGGCCGCTATTTATGTGGGCAATGGCTTCGGAAAGTTGATGGGCTTGTCGCAAGTGGAAGAACTCGGCAATATGGAAACCCCGATCCTGTTGACCAATACGCTAAACACACCAATCGTGGCCAATGCCCTGCTGGACCATATGCTCTCGCTGCCGGGCAATGAACAAGTGCGATCCGTGAATGCCGTGGTAGGTGAAACCAACGACGGCGGCCTGAATGATATCCGCGGCCGACATGTTACGGCAGCCGATGTCATGAATGCCATTCGATCAGCCCAAGGCGGTAAAGTGGCAGAAGGCAATGTGGGCGCAGGCACCGGTACAGAATGCCTGGGTTTCAAGGGCGGGATCGGAACAGCATCAAGAAAGCTGCCGGCTTCCAGGGGAGGATATACGGTGGGTGTATTGGTGCAGTCGAATTTTGGCGGCATCCTCAGCATCAACGGGGCGCCGGTGGGAAGGGAATTGAATAATTTTTACCTGCAGGACCCTGCCAACAAGTATAAGGCCGATGGCTCCTGCATGATCATCATTGCCATTGATGCACCGCTGTCGGACCGCAACCTGAAACGACTGGCCAAGCGGGCCTACCTGGCCTTCGGGAATGTGGGTTCCTTCTCTTCCAATGGCAGTGGCGATTATGCGATCGCTTTTTCCACGTATAAGGCTAACCGAATTCCCTATGATGCGAAGCAGCCAGTAGTGCAGAAGGCAGATGTTCCCAATGACCATCTATCTCCCTTGTTCCTCGCGGTATGGGAAGCTACAGAAGAAGCCATCATCAATTCGCTCTTCATGGCCGAGGAAATGAAAGGAAATAATGGCCGTTTTGTACCGGCCTTGCCGATCGGTAAAACCATCGAGATCCTGAGGAAGTACAATGCCTTAAACCATCACCTGCTGCCAAAGGCGATAGCAGAATAA
- a CDS encoding UPF0158 family protein: MTNCFKFVPHLLTMSFATPAILNEIAQELDLGFRAFIHKETGQLVFIPDLMNYPDIEIEAWKEETALLEKHPSDFEEICKWESWEAFRVMEAFVNEVSGDRRLQIRLLDALEGKKPFSRFKYVIDNSGPYRQQWFDFKHQRMMEYVAQQLEALAFKPGQ, encoded by the coding sequence TTGACGAATTGCTTTAAATTTGTACCACATTTGCTGACCATGTCCTTTGCCACACCAGCCATCCTCAATGAAATAGCCCAGGAGTTGGACCTAGGCTTCCGGGCATTCATCCATAAAGAAACAGGACAACTTGTTTTCATTCCTGACCTCATGAATTACCCAGACATTGAAATTGAGGCATGGAAAGAAGAGACAGCACTGCTGGAAAAGCATCCATCAGACTTTGAGGAGATTTGCAAATGGGAATCATGGGAAGCCTTTAGGGTGATGGAAGCTTTTGTGAATGAGGTATCCGGTGACCGTAGACTTCAGATCCGGCTGCTGGATGCCCTGGAAGGTAAGAAGCCTTTCAGCAGGTTTAAATACGTTATTGATAATTCCGGTCCCTACCGCCAGCAATGGTTCGACTTCAAACACCAGCGTATGATGGAGTATGTGGCGCAGCAGTTGGAAGCACTGGCCTTCAAGCCCGGACAGTAA
- a CDS encoding DUF1254 domain-containing protein, which yields MKIFAKVLLFGLLCSGCNNQPEKQSADNPDNSAIEQMVADAYFHCFPIVENYKALYAYGVDTSSPKYLPMNTLYNTRNLYTPADKYVVSPNNDTYYTTVTADLRAEPLIIKVPAVKDRYYSFQLNSMVTDNFGYIGTNTTGTDAGIYAVTGPNYSGPLPPGVKEIKSPSEFLGLMGRTQVNVSDPKDVKQAQAVQDKYQIGVMHKFYPEFPPAEVKPINFPTYKEEDKATPKFFSLLNFLLQFIRLSDDEKKIMDGFKASGIEAGKPYTYFDDHPKLQPAIQNGINKGMQMVDSSARKMGEIINGWTMFPLGEYFGKNYIARTNVAKMGIYANSPFEAYYPLAFVDQEGNPLNGNNSYAITFKAGQLPPVKYFWSITMYDSKTQLLVENKIKRYSIGDRTKGMVYGKDSSLTIYFGANPPMDQTSNWLPAPNGDFNVMMRMYGPKDMVLNGQWTPPPIVRLTGK from the coding sequence ATGAAAATTTTCGCGAAGGTCCTCCTTTTTGGATTACTCTGCAGTGGCTGTAACAACCAGCCTGAGAAACAATCCGCTGACAACCCTGACAACTCAGCAATAGAACAAATGGTGGCGGATGCCTATTTCCATTGCTTCCCCATCGTTGAAAACTACAAGGCCTTGTATGCCTATGGCGTGGACACCAGCTCCCCCAAATACCTACCCATGAACACCCTGTACAATACAAGGAATTTGTATACCCCCGCGGATAAATATGTAGTGAGTCCAAACAACGACACTTATTATACCACTGTTACCGCCGACCTCAGGGCCGAGCCATTGATCATCAAGGTGCCGGCAGTGAAGGACAGGTATTATTCCTTCCAGCTCAACAGCATGGTGACCGATAATTTCGGCTATATCGGCACCAATACCACAGGGACGGATGCTGGCATTTATGCCGTCACAGGCCCCAACTATTCAGGCCCCCTGCCTCCCGGTGTAAAAGAGATCAAATCGCCCAGCGAATTCCTCGGGTTGATGGGACGCACCCAGGTGAATGTGTCGGACCCGAAAGATGTAAAGCAGGCACAGGCTGTCCAGGACAAATACCAGATCGGGGTCATGCACAAATTCTACCCGGAATTCCCGCCTGCGGAGGTGAAGCCCATCAATTTCCCTACCTACAAGGAAGAAGACAAGGCGACCCCAAAGTTTTTCAGCCTGCTGAATTTCCTGCTCCAATTCATCCGTCTCAGTGATGATGAAAAGAAGATCATGGATGGATTTAAGGCCAGTGGGATTGAAGCAGGCAAGCCTTATACCTATTTTGATGACCACCCAAAGCTGCAGCCCGCCATCCAGAACGGCATCAACAAAGGCATGCAAATGGTGGACTCTTCTGCCAGGAAGATGGGCGAGATCATCAATGGCTGGACCATGTTTCCATTGGGAGAATATTTCGGCAAGAACTACATCGCACGGACCAATGTGGCCAAGATGGGCATCTATGCGAACAGTCCATTCGAAGCCTATTATCCTTTGGCTTTTGTTGACCAGGAAGGCAATCCCCTCAATGGGAACAACAGCTATGCCATCACCTTCAAAGCTGGACAACTGCCGCCGGTAAAATATTTCTGGTCCATCACCATGTATGATTCCAAAACCCAGCTACTGGTAGAGAACAAGATCAAAAGGTATTCTATCGGTGATCGGACCAAGGGGATGGTATATGGCAAGGATAGTTCCCTGACCATCTACTTCGGTGCCAATCCCCCAATGGACCAAACCAGCAACTGGCTGCCTGCCCCTAACGGCGACTTCAATGTCATGATGCGCATGTACGGCCCGAAAGATATGGTATTGAATGGCCAGTGGACACCACCTCCCATTGTCAGGCTAACAGGAAAATAA
- a CDS encoding DUF1254 domain-containing protein translates to MKNISRLLPMALLGIAVLLSGCQGNTRTTEKETDSLTVEDARSIAREAYIYAFPIVDNLRVQHSFFVDSTNAEYKAPYNTLFNIPRVFTPKDRVIQTPNSDTPYSWAGLDLRTEPMVFIVPPIEKNRYWSLQLIDLYTHNFDYLGSRTTGNNGGAYMIAGPGWQGETPKGITKVYRCETAIASAQFRTQLFNPGDLSNVKKIQSQYQLVPLSVFLGTPRPAPAAPIAFPQPLSPQEQRHSLQVFDILNFALQYCPTHPSETELLKKFSKMGIESGKPFDTTRFSPEIRQAMHEGINDAWKDFAGVMQQMNEGKVSPGDGFGTREFLKNNYLFRMAAAVAGIYGNSKEEAMYPNYYLDKNGEKLDGKNRYIMYFPPGQLPPVNSFWSLTMYDASDLLVDNPINRYLLNSTMLSQFKKDDKGGITLYIQHDSPGKAKESNWLPAPEGIFRLVMRLYWPKEAALNGSWKQPVVEKISP, encoded by the coding sequence ATGAAAAATATTTCCAGACTCCTCCCTATGGCTTTATTGGGTATTGCGGTATTGTTATCCGGTTGCCAGGGAAACACCCGCACCACCGAGAAAGAAACGGATAGCCTAACGGTAGAGGATGCCCGAAGCATTGCCCGGGAAGCCTATATCTATGCCTTCCCCATAGTGGACAACTTAAGGGTCCAGCACTCCTTCTTTGTTGACAGCACCAATGCAGAATACAAAGCACCTTACAATACCCTGTTCAATATCCCCCGGGTATTCACGCCAAAAGACAGGGTGATCCAGACACCCAATTCCGATACCCCTTATTCATGGGCGGGTCTTGACCTCAGGACCGAACCCATGGTATTCATCGTACCGCCGATCGAAAAGAACCGGTATTGGAGTTTGCAATTGATCGACCTCTACACGCATAATTTTGATTACCTGGGCAGCAGGACAACCGGCAATAATGGCGGGGCATATATGATAGCTGGGCCAGGCTGGCAAGGCGAAACTCCCAAAGGCATTACCAAAGTGTACCGTTGCGAAACAGCCATTGCCTCGGCACAATTCAGGACACAATTGTTCAATCCTGGCGACCTTTCCAATGTAAAGAAGATCCAGTCCCAATATCAACTGGTTCCTTTATCGGTTTTCCTGGGAACACCAAGACCTGCACCAGCAGCACCTATCGCCTTCCCGCAGCCCCTTTCTCCACAGGAGCAACGCCATTCCCTGCAGGTCTTTGATATCCTCAATTTTGCATTGCAATACTGTCCCACCCATCCCTCCGAGACGGAGCTCCTGAAAAAGTTCAGCAAAATGGGCATTGAAAGTGGGAAACCATTCGACACGACCAGGTTCTCGCCGGAAATACGGCAAGCCATGCATGAAGGGATCAATGATGCCTGGAAGGATTTTGCGGGGGTGATGCAGCAGATGAACGAAGGAAAGGTTTCCCCCGGTGATGGGTTTGGCACCCGCGAATTTCTCAAGAACAATTATTTGTTTCGCATGGCCGCCGCGGTAGCCGGCATTTACGGCAACAGTAAGGAAGAAGCCATGTATCCAAATTATTACCTCGATAAGAATGGGGAAAAGCTGGATGGCAAAAACCGTTACATCATGTATTTCCCACCAGGCCAGCTTCCGCCGGTCAATTCCTTCTGGTCCCTGACCATGTACGATGCTTCGGATCTTTTGGTGGACAACCCGATCAATCGCTATTTGCTTAACTCAACCATGCTCTCGCAGTTCAAGAAGGACGATAAGGGAGGCATTACCCTTTACATACAGCACGACTCACCAGGCAAAGCAAAAGAAAGCAATTGGTTGCCTGCGCCTGAAGGCATATTCCGTTTGGTGATGCGCTTGTATTGGCCCAAGGAAGCGGCACTTAACGGATCCTGGAAGCAACCGGTAGTGGAAAAAATTTCACCCTGA